Proteins encoded together in one Amblyomma americanum isolate KBUSLIRL-KWMA chromosome 1, ASM5285725v1, whole genome shotgun sequence window:
- the LOC144114487 gene encoding uncharacterized protein LOC144114487 has translation MAEKPCPHGGAFHRGHPGKTNMKVLLMLCVLVAIAECAKAKTTKIPSSTAPSFCTQSQKTKLNTFRCVLRRSSRKFQRKVKTFRKAHYMNERQFINALCSPNMNLLPPLRRTFTTKDMKNVLRNAVKCGRHFYNG, from the exons ATGGCTGAAAAACCCTGCCCACACGGAGGCGCCTTTCATCGAGGTCACCCCGGGAAAACTAACATGAAGGTGCTCCTGATGCTGTGCGTGCTCGTTGCGATAGCGGAGTGCGCAAAGGCGAAAACAACCAAGATACCATCAAGCACAGCTcccagcttttgca CACAAAGCCAAAAGACCAAACTGAACACTTTCCGCTGCGTTCTCCGTCGTTCGAGCCGCAAG TTTCAGCGCAAAGTGAAGACCTTCCGCAAGGCACATTACATGAACGAAAGGCAGTTCATAAACGCTTTGTGCTCACCAAACATG aatctacTTCCTCCCCTTCGGAGAACTTTCACT ACAAAAGACATGAAAAATGTTCTACGCAATGCTGTCAAGTGTGGGAGACACTTTTATAATGGATag